In a single window of the Streptacidiphilus sp. P02-A3a genome:
- a CDS encoding 2-amino-3,7-dideoxy-D-threo-hept-6-ulosonate synthase: MRTASTGKSLRLTRLSGHGDGRYLFVPLDHSVSDGPITTADRFGDLVRDVVAGGADGIVVHKGRARAIDPELLVDCSLLVHLSASTAHGPDADAKVLVGDVEDAIRLGADAVSVHVNIGSDTEAAQLADLGAVAAACDRWGMPLLAMIYPRGPRVTDPTDPVLLSHVVNIAADLGVDIVKTVFAFPAERMAEVVDSSPLPVVVAGGANDSSLADFAASALAAGCSGLAVGRRVFGSAVPRATVRELAGIVHDPARVLLTPPTPRMAGAL, encoded by the coding sequence ATGAGAACGGCTTCCACGGGAAAGTCCTTGAGGCTCACCCGACTGTCCGGTCACGGAGACGGCCGCTACCTCTTCGTGCCACTCGACCATTCCGTCTCCGACGGTCCGATCACCACCGCCGACCGCTTCGGCGACCTGGTCCGCGACGTGGTCGCCGGCGGCGCCGACGGTATCGTCGTGCACAAGGGCCGGGCCCGGGCGATCGACCCGGAACTGCTGGTGGACTGCTCGTTGCTGGTCCACCTCAGTGCCAGCACCGCGCACGGCCCGGACGCCGACGCCAAGGTCCTGGTCGGCGACGTCGAGGACGCCATCCGCCTCGGCGCGGACGCGGTCAGCGTCCATGTGAACATCGGCTCGGACACCGAGGCCGCCCAGCTGGCCGACCTCGGCGCGGTCGCCGCCGCCTGCGACCGCTGGGGCATGCCGCTGCTGGCCATGATCTATCCGCGTGGCCCCCGGGTCACCGATCCCACCGACCCGGTACTGCTCTCCCACGTGGTCAACATCGCCGCCGACCTCGGGGTCGACATCGTCAAGACGGTGTTCGCCTTCCCGGCCGAGCGGATGGCCGAGGTGGTCGACAGTTCCCCGCTCCCGGTCGTCGTGGCGGGCGGCGCCAACGACAGCAGCCTCGCGGACTTCGCCGCCTCCGCGCTCGCCGCCGGTTGCAGCGGCCTCGCGGTCGGACGGCGGGTGTTCGGCTCCGCCGTGCCCCGCGCGACCGTCCGCGAGCTGGCCGGGATCGTGCACGACCCCGCTCGTGTCCTGCTCACCCCTCCCACCCCGCGAATGGCAGGTGCTCTGTGA
- a CDS encoding bifunctional transcriptional activator/DNA repair enzyme AdaA — MREQAPGAARYGRSAGRLLPPTAATQDQPEPIPGTGPGREFTDDDARWHAVLRRDRRADEAFCYSVLTTGIYSRPSCGSRHARRANTVFFPDPAAAERAGFRPCRRCRPDQAVRDARTEAVVRSCRLMEAPGQAPSLGDLAAATGFSRFHFHRVFTALTGVTPKSYAAACRADRLRQVIPSSRTITEAIYEAGFNSSGNFYALAQNLLGMTPTTFRNSGRGVRIKYASAECELGVLLVGTTPAGVCSVLCGPDAESLVRRLRNQFPESGLTAADPGLGRRLAAALNGAAPLAAGPGIPLDIRTRALEEWLRTALGKALPYPSSTPG, encoded by the coding sequence GTGCGGGAGCAGGCGCCCGGTGCGGCGCGGTACGGGCGATCGGCCGGGCGCCTGCTCCCGCCCACCGCGGCCACCCAGGACCAGCCGGAGCCGATCCCCGGGACCGGCCCGGGACGCGAGTTCACCGACGACGACGCCCGCTGGCACGCGGTGCTGCGCCGGGACCGGCGCGCCGACGAGGCGTTCTGCTACTCGGTACTGACCACCGGCATCTACAGCCGCCCGTCCTGCGGTTCCCGGCACGCGCGGCGGGCGAACACCGTCTTCTTCCCCGACCCGGCGGCGGCGGAACGGGCCGGGTTCCGGCCCTGTCGCCGCTGCCGCCCGGACCAGGCGGTGCGCGACGCCCGGACCGAGGCGGTGGTGCGCTCCTGCCGCCTGATGGAGGCCCCCGGACAGGCCCCCTCGCTCGGCGACCTCGCCGCCGCGACCGGGTTCAGCCGGTTCCACTTCCACCGGGTCTTCACCGCGCTGACCGGCGTGACGCCCAAGTCCTACGCCGCCGCCTGCCGGGCCGACCGGCTGCGGCAGGTGATCCCCAGCAGCCGGACCATCACCGAGGCCATCTACGAGGCCGGTTTCAACTCCAGCGGCAACTTCTACGCCCTGGCCCAGAACCTGCTCGGGATGACGCCCACCACCTTCAGGAACAGCGGACGCGGCGTGCGCATCAAGTACGCCTCGGCCGAGTGCGAACTCGGGGTGCTGCTCGTCGGAACCACCCCGGCCGGCGTCTGCTCGGTGCTGTGCGGTCCCGACGCCGAATCCCTGGTGCGGCGGCTGCGCAACCAGTTCCCGGAGTCCGGGCTGACCGCCGCCGACCCCGGGCTGGGCCGACGGCTGGCCGCCGCGCTGAACGGCGCGGCGCCGCTCGCCGCCGGGCCGGGCATCCCGCTGGACATCCGGACCAGGGCCCTGGAGGAGTGGCTGCGCACCGCGCTCGGCAAGGCCCTGCCGTACCCATCGTCAACCCCAGGCTGA
- a CDS encoding FAD-dependent monooxygenase encodes MILPSPQSPDPFDAAQSPVVIVGGGPVGLVLALLLDAQGVPSVVCDEGDSSFGHPRGNTHNARTMEHYRRLGIADQVRALGLPREHPTDVAYFTRYSGFELARLPMPSSREKSDLVASAPRLDQVPEPLHRANQMYVERFLVRHARTRPNISLRYGCRIEEVLPDPDGVTLRDSRGRVRRARYVVGCDGGRGVVRRSARIGYTGQRSLDQEILGGRATAAHLRLPTLRQKLLDGREAWSCWAVNKEVVVNLIALDGADEYSLLTSSVDPDAFDPGRLARIVRAAAGADLPVQVLGHRPWTAGVALVAESFGEGRMFLAGDAAHLFTPTGGFGMNTGIDDVANLAWKLAARMHGWGGARLLDSYGAERRPVALRNTGAARELNRNLADIARPAALDLDSAAGRAARAELGTRLAGLGEQFASVGVQLGARYDGSAIVVGEDSDDVPPDSLTRYTPSGVPGGRAPHLWLNGVRGHGSSLFDRLGPGFTLLRLGGSAPRADALRSAAADRGVPLTVLDVPDPAARELYGRDLALVRPDQHLAWRGDREPGDADALLGRLVGD; translated from the coding sequence ATGATCCTCCCCTCCCCCCAGTCCCCCGACCCGTTCGACGCCGCACAGAGCCCGGTCGTGATCGTCGGCGGCGGCCCGGTCGGGCTGGTGCTCGCGCTCCTGCTCGACGCCCAGGGCGTGCCGTCCGTGGTGTGCGACGAGGGGGACTCCTCCTTCGGCCACCCCCGGGGAAACACGCACAACGCGCGCACCATGGAGCACTACCGGCGGCTCGGCATCGCCGACCAGGTGCGCGCCCTCGGGCTGCCCCGCGAACACCCCACCGACGTCGCCTACTTCACCCGCTACAGCGGCTTCGAGCTGGCCCGGCTGCCGATGCCGTCGAGCCGGGAGAAGAGCGACCTGGTCGCCTCCGCGCCACGACTGGACCAGGTGCCCGAGCCGCTGCACCGCGCCAACCAGATGTACGTCGAGCGGTTCCTGGTGCGGCACGCCCGCACCCGGCCCAACATCAGCCTGCGCTACGGCTGCCGCATCGAGGAGGTGCTCCCGGACCCGGACGGGGTGACCCTGCGCGACAGCCGCGGCCGCGTCCGCCGGGCCCGGTACGTGGTCGGCTGCGACGGCGGACGCGGCGTGGTCCGCCGTTCGGCCCGGATCGGCTACACCGGGCAGCGTTCGCTCGACCAGGAGATCCTCGGCGGCCGGGCCACCGCCGCGCACCTGCGGCTGCCGACGCTGCGTCAGAAACTGTTGGACGGACGGGAGGCGTGGAGCTGCTGGGCCGTCAACAAGGAGGTCGTGGTCAACCTGATCGCCCTCGACGGCGCCGACGAGTACAGCCTGCTGACCAGCTCCGTGGACCCCGACGCCTTCGACCCGGGGCGGTTGGCCCGGATCGTGCGGGCCGCGGCGGGCGCCGACCTGCCGGTGCAGGTCCTGGGCCACCGGCCGTGGACGGCGGGGGTGGCCCTGGTGGCCGAGAGCTTCGGGGAGGGCCGGATGTTCCTGGCCGGGGACGCCGCCCACCTGTTCACCCCCACCGGCGGCTTCGGCATGAACACCGGCATCGACGACGTGGCGAACCTCGCCTGGAAGCTGGCCGCCCGGATGCACGGCTGGGGCGGGGCCCGACTGCTGGACAGCTACGGCGCGGAGCGGCGACCGGTCGCGCTGCGGAACACCGGCGCGGCCCGGGAGCTGAACCGGAACCTCGCCGACATCGCCCGCCCGGCCGCGCTGGACCTCGACTCGGCCGCGGGCCGGGCCGCGCGCGCGGAGCTGGGCACCCGGCTCGCCGGTCTCGGGGAGCAGTTCGCCTCGGTCGGGGTCCAGCTCGGCGCCCGCTACGACGGCTCCGCCATCGTCGTCGGCGAGGACTCCGACGACGTGCCGCCGGACTCGCTCACCCGCTACACACCGAGCGGGGTCCCCGGCGGCCGGGCGCCCCACCTGTGGCTGAACGGCGTTCGGGGGCACGGGAGTTCGCTCTTCGACCGGCTCGGCCCCGGCTTCACCCTGCTGCGCCTGGGCGGCTCCGCGCCACGGGCCGACGCGCTGCGCTCGGCGGCGGCCGACCGGGGCGTGCCGCTCACGGTGCTGGACGTCCCCGACCCGGCCGCGCGCGAGCTGTACGGGCGGGACCTGGCGTTGGTCCGCCCGGACCAGCACCTCGCCTGGCGCGGCGACCGTGAGCCGGGTGACGCCGACGCGCTGCTGGGCCGCCTGGTCGGCGACTGA
- a CDS encoding 3-dehydroquinate synthase II, giving the protein MKLSWIDVRSIGSAKDAIIEEAIHARIDGILAADPADLAVLPPTVKKVLFPQGETLPEDFGTADIVVVDPAKHGEPAELALLHPELEFGRYVEIIDAETLEEACRSGRTEKWSLLDFRDPTKIPLEIVIAAAARAEGSLITIAKDVEEAEIIFGVLELGSDGVLLAPTRVGDASALKRSADSTVPDLELVELEVTATAHVGMGERACVDTAAYFGKDEGILVGSHSKGMILCVSETHPLPYMPTRPFRVNAGAIHSYTLGQNERTNYLSELQAGSKVTAVDIHGKTRLVTVGRVKIETRPLISIDAVGPDGRTANLILQDDWHVRVLGPGGVVLNSTELKPGDKVLGYLPVADRHVGYPINEFCLEK; this is encoded by the coding sequence GTGAAGCTCAGCTGGATAGACGTGCGCTCGATCGGATCGGCCAAGGACGCCATCATCGAGGAGGCGATCCACGCCCGGATCGACGGCATCCTCGCCGCCGACCCGGCCGACCTGGCCGTGCTGCCGCCCACGGTCAAGAAGGTGCTGTTCCCCCAGGGGGAGACCCTCCCCGAGGACTTCGGTACCGCTGACATCGTCGTGGTCGACCCGGCCAAGCACGGCGAGCCCGCCGAACTCGCGCTTCTGCACCCGGAGTTGGAGTTCGGTCGGTACGTCGAGATCATCGACGCGGAGACGCTGGAGGAGGCCTGCCGCTCCGGTCGCACCGAGAAGTGGAGCCTGCTGGACTTCCGCGACCCCACCAAGATCCCGCTGGAGATCGTGATCGCCGCCGCCGCCCGCGCCGAGGGCAGCCTGATCACCATCGCCAAGGACGTCGAGGAGGCGGAGATCATCTTCGGTGTCCTCGAACTCGGCTCGGACGGCGTCCTGTTGGCGCCCACCCGGGTCGGCGACGCCAGCGCGCTGAAGCGCTCCGCCGACAGCACCGTGCCGGACCTGGAGCTGGTGGAGCTGGAGGTCACCGCCACCGCCCACGTCGGCATGGGCGAACGGGCCTGCGTCGACACCGCCGCGTACTTCGGCAAGGACGAGGGCATCCTGGTCGGCTCGCACTCCAAGGGCATGATCCTGTGCGTCAGCGAGACCCACCCGCTGCCGTACATGCCGACCCGCCCGTTCCGGGTCAACGCCGGCGCCATCCACTCGTACACCCTCGGCCAGAACGAGCGCACCAACTACCTGAGCGAGCTCCAGGCCGGGAGCAAGGTCACCGCGGTCGACATCCACGGGAAGACCCGGCTGGTGACCGTCGGCCGGGTCAAGATCGAGACCCGGCCGCTGATCTCCATCGACGCGGTCGGCCCGGACGGCCGCACCGCCAACCTGATCCTCCAGGACGACTGGCACGTGCGGGTGCTCGGCCCGGGCGGGGTGGTGCTCAACAGCACCGAGCTCAAGCCGGGTGACAAGGTGCTCGGTTACCTGCCCGTCGCGGACCGCCATGTCGGCTACCCCATCAACGAGTTCTGCCTGGAGAAGTGA